The DNA region CGGAAACGCGAGATCACTATCTGTCCCCGGTTTTTCTCTCTCACACCGGGGTAGTGCTCCATTAAATCACTGGTATCACATTTCTGGTGTCTCCACATATTATTCACATACTTTTATTTACTATCAGGAATAGTATTGCCCATGTCCCGTGCCCGCAGTTCCGGCACGATGACCTGCCAGAATTCTGCATGCCGGTTCTTCCAGCTTGAGGAAGGGAAAGATCTCATTAAGAATGGGAGGAATTGTGCTGGGAATCAGCAGTATTTCTGTAAACACTGCCAGACGTTGTCAACGGCGGCGTAACTTTGTGCACTTTCGGCGGTCTCAGTACTTCTCTAATTTTCAAGTAGGCGTATCCTGTGCCAAATCTGGAAACCAGCACAAAAGCGAAAGATCTATATGGGTTGCAGGCATCCCCTCATGCCTTTTGCCCAAAGGAAGAAGACAACCTGCAAGAAGATTAGCACCCTGAAATCGAAAGAATGTTGTGCTTGTGCGGTCACGGCACTGAATCAGCACCTGACCATTCCAATCCAGGGACGGCTCACCCAAACCGACCTGTTTCAGGCGCTGATTGGCATGGCCGCGATGAACCAGTCGATTCACTCGATCACCGGGCTTTTAGAGCACGTACCCTGTGAGACGTCCTTCCGATATCACCTGAAGAAACTCGACATGGACGAGTTGGAGCAGAAGAGCACTGCTATCCTCACCCATTTCGTACACCACGTCCTGAAGCCCGGGAACGCGTATCAGTTCGCGATCGACTACACTAACGACCCCTATTACGGGGAGACTACCGATGAGAACAAACCCTTTATCATCCGGAGCAAGCGCAAATAGTCGACGAACGAGTTCTATTCCTACGTCACCCTGTACGTGACCACCACAGATCGGCAGATGACGCTGGCGATGTACCCGGTGCGCCAGGGGATCTCCAAGGTCGAGTATATCGCCCGCTGCCTCGACCGGATCGCCGAGATCGGCCTTGAGATCGAAGCCCTCTGCCTGGATCGGGAGTTCTACACCAAGAAGGTCTTCGGGTTTCTGACCCGGGTGCAGGTGCCGTTCATCGTCTCGGTCAGGAAACACGGTAAACGGATGAAAGAATTACTCGAAGGAACGCAGTCCCGGTATGCCGAATACCGGATGAAAGCCAAACCGCCGCTTCTCCTGACGATCGCGATCGCAGTCAAGTATGCGAAAGGCAAACGAGGAAAGCACGGTGTCGAGAACCTGGGTTACGTCGTCGGTAGCCTTGCGTGGAACCCGCTTCGGGTGCACCAGACCTACCGATCCCGGTTCTCGATCGAATCGTCCTACCGGATGCGCAACCAGGTGAAACCCCGGACAAGCACGAAGAATCCGGTGATCCGCTATATCTATGCCATTATTTCCTTCCTCCTCAAGAACGTTTGGATCGCTCTTTTGTGGATGCATTTCTCCCCGGTGAAGCGAGGGCCCAGAACCATCGACATGCGCGCTTTCCGGTTCGACTACTTCATTGTCATAATCTGGGAAGCGATTCGGGCATCGATGAGGATGGTGAAAGGAATTCCCATCCTACGGAATCCGGTTTAGAGAAAAGGGGGTGAGAAGACGTTGAATAAAACGAGAGGGAGGATGAATTTAGCGAAGTACTGAGTCCGCTATACGGAAACATTCGGCCAATCTGGCCGGGTTGTTCTTTCTGGGTATGCTGTTTCGATCGTCAAGGCTCCGTGCGCCGCACCGATGATCCTTATCCTGCTGAGCAAAATCCTGGTTGACGGCACGGTACAGGACCTCCCGCTCTTACTGGTCTTTGGAGCCGGAGTGCTCACGCCGTTTCTCGGCGTCGGGGTCATCGGTGGATACGCCTCGTCGAGCAGGATACGGGAATACAGGGATCTCATTCGAGCGTGAAGCGGGATTCTTTTGATAGGATTCGGGGTCTGGATGCTCTTCTGGGGATAGATGGAGCACCGGATCCGGTGGTGCCCGTCCATCCAGATCAGTCGGGACCCGGTTTGTCAGCCTGCCTCGCCGCAAGAAAGACCTTTCTTCTCCGTCCCCTTCCTTCAGAGCAGGTTGATCGCCTCACGTTTGCGAACAGCCGACGGACGTGTAGAGGGATGTGACAGAAAACATAAATGGCTTGACGCCTATGTCCTTGTGCGGATGCCCAAAATGCGTTCGCAAAACCGCGGAGGCTCACCTCATCCGTCCAAGACCGGGTGAACCCCCCACTGCCCGAAGGCAATAAGTAACCTTGCATTCCATGAATTTAAAATTACGCTTCTTTTGCCTCCGGGGACGTTATAGGAGGAAAAGCAAATGAACGGAACCATTGGAATGCGGGCACTCTCCGCGCTGCTCGCCGTGCTGTTGGTGAGCGCGGGTGTTGTGTCAGTGGTGAGTGCAACGAACAACCCCTCAGGCAGAACCCCATAATACAACGTTTCGATTGGTTGATAATGTCCAACCTCCCCTCTTTGACTGGAGCGGTGTCGAGCCAGCGTCGCCAATGACAGGATCCGACCTAACGACGATCATCCTATCCGAAGCATATGTTACAAAACAGGTAGGACTGCAATCCCCCGGAATCGTTGAATTATCTCTTCCCTTTTCCGCATTCGGAGAATCGGATTGTTCTGTAGAAAAATCTCCAGACTACCTGATACAGGTAGGAATTGCTGAAGATGATCCTGTTATGGTTTTAACAATACCCGATACGATGTTTAGGTCATTGAATGACGATCCTAACCGCATCGACCTGAGTTTTCCGCTTGAATACTTTTCGCATTACACAGATATCAGTACTTACTATCGACAGCACCCGGAGAACACCGCAGACAACTCTCGATTCAAATTATCAGATAGCGATCTGGATGCGATTAATTCACTTGAAGTTAATATCGAACGTGATGTGCAGCCATACCTCTCCAGAGTAAGGTTTATGGCCGATTCAGGAAACGAAATTACATACCTTACAGGAAAAATTAGGCCTTATTACTATTCAAATTCCGGAGCTAGATACACGATTTTCCAGGAGAGAGAAATAAATTTAAACCGTTTCGATGCATCAGGGGAACCCCTTGACACAATTGAAATTGTTGTCGAGTACGAAGACGCCCTTCCCGGAGTGGGGAACATCAAGTTATATCCGGTAGTATATGACGAAGGTTCTCTGATTTATCCAGGTCCCGACCCGTATATCGACGTATCCAGATCATCCCTCCCTCACGAGTATAATTACTATGTGTCCATCGGTAGTGGTTCTACGTTGGGAAAATATGAGATCTGGCTCCAGGATACGACAACCGAAGAATGGCTGGGGTACTATTATTACGATGACGATAGCGATCCGAGTCAATTCATCAAGCGAAATGTAGGGTCATCGGAGTTATTCCTTTGGGACAGCTCGACCTTTTCCTTTGATGCACGCACATCGCCGATAATGGATGAATGGTGCAGGCAGGGAAGTACCTGGAACAGACCAGCAGACGTATTCTCATACTACGACCGACAATACGATTCTTATGTGAGCACGTCGTATTCAACCGGGTCGGGTATAATCTATACACACACCTACTGTAGTGGAAGTGGTTCATCTTAGATTATATCTATTTTTTAATTTACGGAGGAAAAATCACGTGAAGCCTCACTATATCATGGTAATACTCTCGTTTATTCTCCTCACCGCGGGGTGCATCGAGCCCATGACCACCGATCCCGCAGAGGTTACGCCGTCGCCCATAACCGAACTTCCCCCCGATAATGCACCGTCACTCCGGGATTCAGCCTTCATCAGGATCGAAGCGTGGGAGGACCCCGCCGAATACACGAGTTTCTCCCCGCCGTCATACATCCCCAAGGAGTATACTCTTTACGGCCTCCTGATATCCACCGCCTGGAACGAGTCCTACGGCCACTACACGACGATCGGCGAGACCCTGCGCTACGCACGCAACGACACGATGCAGAACGCATCGTGGACCACCGATATGACGCTTCTCGACGTCACCTGGAGCAAATACGGGTATAACCCCTATGCAAAAGATCGGATTATTCACAATGAGCCGGAACCCGTTGACATAAACGGGTATACAGGGCTGATCTACGAGACCGAATCGGACCGGCTGATCGTCTGGACAGCGGCCGAGAACGCTACGTATCACGTGCGTGGGTCTCTCGACCGCGAAGAGTTGATCCGGGTGGCGCGGTCTATTCCCTGAAAACCACCACCATCTCATTTTACAGGGAGGGGAGTCGGACGACAACTCCGTCTTACCGTAGGCCACAAGCCCAGCCACCACGATCACCGGCGGCAAGAAAACAGTATTCGGAGCCGGGAACGAACTCGGCGCCCTCTCCCACCGGCTCGTCGGCCAACACCGCCGATAAAACAACCCTTCTTCTCTCCCTCCGTCCTCCAGAGCAGGATCGAGCGCTGTGCTTTTGTGAATGACCGGCAAACGTGTAAAGAGATCGGATTCTCGGTATGTACCTGGCATGGGACTGGAGTGCAACATGGAGAAAGCCTCACGCGAACGCAGGGCAGGAGTAAGGTATCCAGCGAGGTAATCTCTCCTCAAACCCCATTTACCCAGACGTTGCTCGCTGTATCGGAGAGTTCGCCCCAAAACTCCTCAACCGGGAGGAGCACGCCCAATCATACCTGATGGTGCTCACGCTCCGGACGGCACATCTGAAGAATCGGTTGGACCCGGTCTTGTCCCGGCAGAAGACCCGGGCCAACCCCGAAAAAGAGTAGTTATTCTTCCTTCAGCATCGCGTTGATCGCTGCCGCCGCACGCTTCGCCGAGCCCATCGCCTCGATCACCGTCGCCGCGCCGGTGGCGATATCCCCTCCGGCGTAGACGTGGGGGATCGACGTCCGGCCGTTCTCGTCGACTACGACGTTGCCCCTCCGGCCGCGTTCGAGGCCCGGGATCAGGGAGACGAGGAGCGGGTTCGGGCTCGTGCCGATCGCCTGGATGACCATGTCCACATCGAGAGTGAACTCACTCCCCTCGATCGGCTCTGGGGACGGGCGACCGCTTGCATCAAGGTCGCAGAGAGACATCTTCACGCACTCAATCCCCGAGACGCACTGCTTACCGAGGATCTGGGTCGGGTTCGTGCAGGTGAAGAACTCGATCCCTTCTTCCTTTGCGTGCAGAACCTCCGCCCTCCGTGCCGGCATCTCCTCCTCGCCGCGGCGGTAGATCAGGTAGACCTTCGCGCCCAGCCGGCGCGCCACCCTGGCAGCATCCATCGCGACGTTTCCGCCGCCGATCACCGCGACGCGATCCGCGGGCAGCACCGGCGTGTCGAACTCCGGGAAGGCGTCGGCGTGCATCAGGTTCACCCGCGTGAGGAACTCGTTTGCAGAGTAGACGCCGTTTATGCTCTCGCCGGGGATGCCCATGAACGCAGGAAGCCCTGCCCCGGTCGCGAGGAAGACCGCGTCGTAGCCCAGGAGTTCATCGACACTGACGCTCCTTCCCACCAGGTGGTTCTTCTCCAGCCTGACGCCGAGAGCAAGCACCTGGTCGATCTCTGCCCTGACTATATCCTTCGGGAGTCGGAACGCCGGGATGCCGTAGGCCAGGACACCCCCCGCCTCGTGCAGCGACTCAAAGATGGTTACGGCGTGGCCGGCACGGGCGAGGTCGGCCGCGGCGGTCAACCCCGCCGGGCCTGAGCCAACAACTGCAACCCGTTTTCCGGTCGGTCTCGCCACGTCGGGGAGGGTCGGGTTGTTCTGCCTCTCCCAGTCGGCGACGAACCGCTCGAGTGCGCCGATCCGTATCGGCGTCTCTTTGTTGCCGAGGACGCAGACCCCCTCGCACTGCGTCTCCTGCGGGCAGACCCGGCCGCAGATGGCCGGGAGCATGTTCTGGTCCTTGAGAGACCGTGCGGCCGCCGGGAAATTGCCTTCCGCAACCTGATGGACGAACCCCGGGATATCGATCCCGACCGGGCAGCCCTTCACGCAGAGCGGTTTCTTGCACTGGAGGCAGCGTTCTGCCTCGGCAACGGCCTCATCAGGGGTGAGGCCGAGGTCCACCTCCTCAAAATCGTGGATCCGGATCTCGGCCGGCCTGTCACCCATGGTGGCCACCCCCCTCGCCGCAGCGGCACCGGTGCTCTGCGAACCGCTCGAACGCGGTCTTCTCCTGCGAGGTGTAGATCCGCTGCCGCTGCATCAGGTTGTCAAAATCGACCTGGTGGGCATCGAACTCGGGGCCGTCGACGCAGGCAAACTTTGTCTCACCGCCGACGCTCACCCGGCAGGAGCCGCACATCCCCGTCCCGTCGACCATGATCGGGTTGAGACTCACGTAGGTCTTCACGCCGGCTGGCGCCGTCACGGCGGAGGTGACCTTCATCATGATGGCGGGGCCGATGATCCAGACCCGGTCGATCGTCCTCTCCTCGAGCAGTCTCTTCAGGACGTCGCTTGCAAAACCGTGGACGCCCCTGCTGCCGTCGTCGGTTGTTATGTAGAGTTCGTCGCAGATCTCGCGCATCTCGTCTTCCAGGATGAGAAGGTCTGCGCTCCGCGCTCCGATGATCCCGATGACGTGGTTCCCAGCGCGTTTCAGTTCCGCTGCGATGAGGGGCGTGCTCGCGATCCCGACACCGCCGCCGACCACACAGCATGTGCCGTAGTTATCGATCTCGCTTGGTCTTCCAAGCGGTCCAGCAACGTCCATTATGCTCTCGCCGGCCTGGAGGGTCGCAAGCTCCTCGGTTGTCTTGCCCACGGTCATAAAGATAACCCTAACCGCATCTCCCCGGGCCGCGGAGATGGTGAGTGGTATCCGTTCGCCCTTCTCGTGCAGGCGAACTATGAGAAACTGTCCTGCCCGTGCGTGCCGCGCAACGTGTGGCGCGTGGATCCAGTACTCGTAGACCCGGTCGGCGAGCCTGGCCGCTGATTCTATCCTGTACAACCACTTCACTCCTGAATGGTCCTGGTTGGTCTGCCCTCAAATGCAGTTAACGCTTCGTATACATTGTGGCTCCAGCCTCTTTACTGCAGCTATTCTGCGCAGGGCAGGTATCCCGGGAACCGGCGGCACCGGATCCTGAGTTGAGGTGAAGATACGAACGATTATCCCAGCACCCGCCGCAGGGATATGCATGCAAAGCCAGGTAGGCTGGGGGATTGCCCTGGCGGTCATCGGCGCGGTGGTCGCACTGATAATCCCGATCTGCGGCCTCCCGATCATCGCGGTCGGCGTCGCGCTGCTCATCTGGCGGGGGCGCGAGGATACCATCGAAGAGATCAAGGAGTGAAGAGAGATGATACTGACAACAACTGCAGAGGTTCCTGGCCACGAGATCGAGGAGATCCTGGGTGTGGTCTTCGGGAACACGGTACGGGCGAAGAACATAGGGAAAGATATCACTGCGGGACTCAAGAGCCTCGTCGGCGGCGAACTCCAGGAATACACCGATATGCTCGCCGACGCCCGGACTGAGGCATACAACCGAATGGTCAACGCCGCGCGCGATCTCGGGGCCGAAGCGGTGGTGAATATCAGGTTCACGACGTCCCAGACGATGGGGTCCGCGGCGGAACTCCTGGCCTACGGGACGGCGGTGAAGCTCGTCCCGAGGAAGTAAGGGCTTTTGGGTTTTTCAGGGCAGGGGATCCTGCCGTCTTTTTTTGTTGGGGTCTACAGCGTGGGTTTGAGGCCGTGTGTGGCAGGAAGAAGCACGGCCTCTGGCGGGG from Methanoculleus receptaculi includes:
- a CDS encoding DUF4367 domain-containing protein encodes the protein MKPHYIMVILSFILLTAGCIEPMTTDPAEVTPSPITELPPDNAPSLRDSAFIRIEAWEDPAEYTSFSPPSYIPKEYTLYGLLISTAWNESYGHYTTIGETLRYARNDTMQNASWTTDMTLLDVTWSKYGYNPYAKDRIIHNEPEPVDINGYTGLIYETESDRLIVWTAAENATYHVRGSLDREELIRVARSIP
- the gltA gene encoding NADPH-dependent glutamate synthase; its protein translation is MGDRPAEIRIHDFEEVDLGLTPDEAVAEAERCLQCKKPLCVKGCPVGIDIPGFVHQVAEGNFPAAARSLKDQNMLPAICGRVCPQETQCEGVCVLGNKETPIRIGALERFVADWERQNNPTLPDVARPTGKRVAVVGSGPAGLTAAADLARAGHAVTIFESLHEAGGVLAYGIPAFRLPKDIVRAEIDQVLALGVRLEKNHLVGRSVSVDELLGYDAVFLATGAGLPAFMGIPGESINGVYSANEFLTRVNLMHADAFPEFDTPVLPADRVAVIGGGNVAMDAARVARRLGAKVYLIYRRGEEEMPARRAEVLHAKEEGIEFFTCTNPTQILGKQCVSGIECVKMSLCDLDASGRPSPEPIEGSEFTLDVDMVIQAIGTSPNPLLVSLIPGLERGRRGNVVVDENGRTSIPHVYAGGDIATGAATVIEAMGSAKRAAAAINAMLKEE
- a CDS encoding sulfide/dihydroorotate dehydrogenase-like FAD/NAD-binding protein, whose translation is MKWLYRIESAARLADRVYEYWIHAPHVARHARAGQFLIVRLHEKGERIPLTISAARGDAVRVIFMTVGKTTEELATLQAGESIMDVAGPLGRPSEIDNYGTCCVVGGGVGIASTPLIAAELKRAGNHVIGIIGARSADLLILEDEMREICDELYITTDDGSRGVHGFASDVLKRLLEERTIDRVWIIGPAIMMKVTSAVTAPAGVKTYVSLNPIMVDGTGMCGSCRVSVGGETKFACVDGPEFDAHQVDFDNLMQRQRIYTSQEKTAFERFAEHRCRCGEGGGHHG
- a CDS encoding YbjQ family protein, with amino-acid sequence MILTTTAEVPGHEIEEILGVVFGNTVRAKNIGKDITAGLKSLVGGELQEYTDMLADARTEAYNRMVNAARDLGAEAVVNIRFTTSQTMGSAAELLAYGTAVKLVPRK